In Zingiber officinale cultivar Zhangliang chromosome 6A, Zo_v1.1, whole genome shotgun sequence, a single genomic region encodes these proteins:
- the LOC121996866 gene encoding probable serine/threonine-protein kinase WNK4, producing MELSVNGFPSNLGVSSLLEAERCVETDPTGRYIRYNEILGRGAFKTVYKGFDEVDGIEVAWNQVCIEEVLQSPDNIGRLYSEVYLLRSLKHENIIKFIDSWVDHQTKTINIITELFTSGSLRHYRKRHKNVDMKAIKNWASQILRGLEYLHNHKPPILHRDLKCDNIFVNGNNGEVKIGDLGLAIVMQQPSARSVIGTPEFMAPELYEEEYNELVDIYSFGMCMLEMITLEFPYSECKNPAQIFKKVTNGIKPAALAKVTDPEVRQFIEKCLVSASERLPAKELLKDPFLQINNKKESLSDIVQVSKNMLNTNPISRPLYMDIDSDYKSLPTSNGTESSNLTTPITVLEFQRTNKNKEFTLQGSKHDDTSVSLILRIADAYGMVKYIHFVFCLKSDTALGVAAEMVEQLELSDYDVVFIADFIDFLIMKLAPGWKLSIDHSNENIHHKDYEAYGENEFFSVQPSKSQHSSDYSEFDYDHTGLSQLNLKSSEGKFVESDHGRSYRKVEEKVEESMMSPTECHTLYGGRGDKSSQGSLYSDIFTGSFKNPSGYNTDVDSKADTQISDVGAPFLLANINLNSYTLNCNDRKHASNLNMLKQSSALSLTDEDQNELRAELDMIDAHFEQWFYELSKMREEAKKNARKKFSKKKSGD from the exons ATGGAGCTGTCAGTAAATGGATTTCCATCCAATCTCGGGGTGAGTAGCTTGTTGGAGGCTGAACGCTGTGTGGAGACTGATCCGACGGGCCGGTATATTCGT TACAACGAGATTCTGGGAAGGGGAGCATTTAAGACCGT TTACAAAGGGTTCGATGAGGTTGATGGGATAGAAGTTGCATGGAACCAAGTATGCATTGAGGAGGTGCTGCAATCTCCGGATAACATTGGGCGTCTGTATTCTGAAGTCTACCTTCTGAGATCCTTAAAGCATGAGAATATCATCAAATTTATCGACTCATGGGTTGATCATCAGACGAAGACCATAAACATCATAACTGAGCTTTTTACTTCTGGAAGTTTAAGGCA CTATCGCAAGAGGCATAAGAATGTGGATATGAAAGCTATAAAGAACTGGGCATCACAAATCCTTCGAGGTTTGGAGTACCTTCACAATCACAAACCTCCAATACTTCACCGTGACCTGAAATGTGATAACATTTTTGTGAACGGAAATAATGGAGAGGTTAAGATTGGGGATCTTGGATTAGCTATTGTGATGCAGCAACCTAGCGCTCGAAGTGTTATTG GTACCCCTGAATTTATGGCCCCAGAGCTATATGAAGAGGAGTACAAcgaattagtggacatttattcTTTTGGAATGTGCATGTTGGAGATGATTACACTTGAATTTCCATACAGTGAATGCAAAAACCCAGCGCAAATTTTCAAGAAAGTCACAAAT GGAATAAAGCCTGCTGCACTTGCTAAAGTAACAGATCCGGAGGTACGGCAGTTTATTGAGAAATGCTTGGTTTCTGCTTCAGAAAGATTACCCGCCAAGGAACTCTTGAAAGATCCATTTCTTCAAATTAATAACAAGAAGGAATCTCTTTCAGATATTGTTCAAGTTTCCAAAAATATGCTTAATACAAATCCAATCTCAAGGCCTCTATACATGGACATTGACTCTGATTACAAATCACTTCCAACTAGTAACGGCACTGAGAGCAGTAATTTAACAACACCTATCACGGTTTTGGAATTCCAAAGaacaaataaaaacaaagaatTTACACTTCAAGGAAGTAAACATGATGATACATCTGTCTCATTAATTTTGCGTATTGCGGATGCATATG GTATGGTAAAGTATATCCATTTTGTGTTCTGCTTAAAATCTGATACTGCCCTTGGAGTGGCCGCAGAAATGGTGGAACAACTGGAACTATCTGATTATGATGTTGTTTTCATAGCTGATTTTATTGATTTCCTGATCATGAAACTTGCACCTGGCTGGAAGCTCTCAATTGACCATTCTAATGAGAATATTCATCACAAGGATTATGAAGCATATGGTGAAAATGAGTTTTTTTCAGTGCAGCCCTCCAAGTCACAACACTCAAGTGATTATTCTGAGTTTGACTATGACCATACCGGTTTATCTCAGCTAAACCTGAAGAGTTCAGAAGGGAAGTTTGTAGAAAGTGATCATGGTCGATCATACAGGAAGGTGGAAGAAAAGGTGGAAGAATCAATGATGTCGCCTACTGAGTGTCACACATTATATGGTGGTAGAGGGGACAAAAGTTCTCAAGGGTCACTTTATTCTGATATCTTTACGGGAAGTTTCAAGAACCCAAGTGGGTATAATACTGATGTTGATTCTAAAGCAGATACACAAATTAGTGATGTTGGGGCCCCTTTTTTGCTTGCCAACATTAATTTAAACTCTTACACGCTCAATTGCAACGATAGAAAACATGCTTCTAACTTGAATATGCTGAAGCAATCTTCTGCACTATCTCTGACTGATGAAGATCAAAATGAGTTGAGAGCAGAGCTGGACATGATAGATGCTCATTTCGAACAGTGGTTTTATGAGCTTTCTAAGATGCGAGAGGAAGCAAAGAAAAATGCTAGAAAGAAGTTTTCAAAGAAGAAGAGTGGTGATTAA